ACACAGGACATTTTCtcatgtcacagtaggaaaagcacaggtgaaaattaaaaattaaataaaaaaggctgaattccatttagttGTTTCAGTTTGAGGGTCCTGGTGTTGTTCAGGCTGACTCACTGTCACAATGTCATGGCtactaaaacatttaaatgaaacaattgTTACTGTAACTAGTAAACACCTGTTATTACGTAACTGCTTTTCCTACTGCAACAAGCCAAAATGTCGTCTATGGACTTAAAACATTCATGACACTCTGACTGCAAAACTCCAAAGTGTCATTTGCCAAACACTCCACAcaatgcatcacagtttttgacACAGttgtcactgtttgttttgtaaaacacaacaatgaggAATCATAAAGTGAGATGGTTAAACTCTCAGCACACCAACACTAGTGACCCTACAATGCTGACCTGCCCCGCTGTCACCACCTGTGTGATATTCCCACAAGTACatcaacctgctgcaggtgtgggTCTACGACAGGACGGCAGGGGCAGGAGCATGAGAAACCAGGCAGATGAGTTTTAAATGAAATTCAAGTCACTACTGTTGACCATGTGGTGAACCATGGTCTCAGGAGAAGCCGGTCAGCATGTCCAGACAAGTCTCATCAGATTtacattgatttttaaaattcaaaccacaaatgtcacacACTTTCAGCACTATGCCAAAATATAGTTGTGTGTTACAGgtaatttttatgttttataatgaCATCTATATATTTGACATATTGCAATATTTGATTCTCCCTTTGACTCCTTCTTATATGCAGAGAATACTTGAACTTGAGGCAGATGAAGAGCGTCATCATGAGTTCATCTACGGAGCTGAGGCAGGATTTTGCCTAAACACAGGGAGGTGAAGGTAAGGGAATGTGATTGGCCATCATGCCAACATAACAGTCACTGTACAGTGTGCTGACTGAGGCTAGACCTTACAATTtctgctgtatgtttttgtaattttcaattattcttttattattattactcatttctaattttatttttacagtattttctaCATTTGGAGCATTTTATTTCTAAATCTTGTAAAATATGCACATACAGTGATTATAAGCACAAAATATGCTACAAATCCTAATTTTACAAACACAACTGTTGCTGACTTTGAACATGTATCTTACATTaaatatgttgaaaaatgttggcTGCTGTGTTAAGTGCGTGTGTTTCTAAATGTACCATTATGGTAAGAGTGTGTTTGATTTAAGTGCTTAAGTTGTTTTTGAAGGCGTGTTTCCTGTACTGACACCACTGCAGTGGAGATTGTTAATGAAGTTGTCAACTTGTGCGTTGCTTACGAAATATGTGTATAAAAACTCAACATTATGATGTTGTAAAGTAAAACTTCTTCAAGTATGAAGCATTGGTATTAAATATGTAATGTTAAATGACATAAGACTTCACTTGTTCACAATTTAAGGCCAAATGCAGCATTATTCATGTCAGTAAAAAGACATTTggtgaaaattaaaatgacgGCGTATCGTCCTCACCCGTCACATTCATCCAAGCAAAGAGATGAACATGACCACGCCCATGAACTGTGTGAAGAGGATGAGTGGAGTGAAGAAGGACCACACTGGCCACAGTGCCATGTTGAGGCTGCAAAGGAAATACAATAACACTTAAAAATGTGCACAAGTTGGACGATCAATCATACGATATTCAATGTATGCAGTCGCCGCCTACGCTGTAATGTTGTCACAGCCGCTGCAGAGGAAGAATGTGGGAGGTTAAACAATGCCAGCATTTTTTTATATAGTGGATTTTGATTTATTCTTGTATTGTCAACACAATACGCACTCAGACGACAAGAGAACATTAACCAGTCTGCATCACTCCAAACAAGTTCAGGCTTGACACTTTTACTGAAGAAGCATCCAGATCAACTAGTTTTGCATTTGACTGCTTGCTGCTTTCTTCTTATGAGTGACTCCAATCAACACAGATTCATGTGTATCCACGCATGTTTCTTAAGTATATATACAGGTTTATGATTTACACAAAGTGGGTAATGCTAGCCCCACACTAAGGCATAATTTGGCAGATTCTGTTCTACACAAAAATTCACACATTATCTATTCACTACCACGCTGATGGAAATTTGGGTGAAGTGTCATACACTACAAATTAGTTGTTGAGcgtcacagaaaaacagcacagcagcattctcctaaacacctgaagtagatgagaacttgttttaaaaccgCCTGCACGCTCTACCTGGGCGCCAACTCTTGCCTAAATCATTTCCAGTAGGCGAGGACAATCTGACACGGATAACCTCCTGTTGAGTGCTACATCAGAATcggctttattggccaagtatgtgtagACATGCGAGGAATTACACTCCAGTTTACAATGCTCTGTGTACAACCCTGAAATAGACAAACAGCTAGAGACAATGACAACCAGAACTGAACAGataagttaaagttaaagagTGCAGGATGGTGAATGGTACAGGACAGAACTGTAAAGTCATATGTGTGAAAGGGCACCTCAGGACATGCCCGGAGCAAGCTTACACAGTTTgcagtttatttaatttgttgttttacctGCAAGATGCAGCAATAAAAGCTGCGGTAGTGATGGGAGGAATGGCAGGGTACTCCTGGTCGTAGTGCTTGATACCTTTGAACCACTCCAGGTACACAATGCAAAACATggcaagagacagacagatccCGAGGAGTATCAGACCCACGTTGAACCAccaactggaaaaaaagaacatttattCAAGACCTGTAGGTAATATATAAAGACTTCTTgaagctattaaaaaaaaaagatgtatttacTTTTGAGTGTTTATAATGTAGGGAGTAGAGAATAAGTGAACAAATCTGCAaggaatgtttgtgttttcctcatAACTCAGTCACCTTTTGATATCATCATTCTCCATGATGTTGCGTAAGAAATCCACGTAGTAGGTCACACTTATGGATGCTACGATCCAGAAGACGGAGTGCCTGTTAAAGCGTGGGAGAGGTTTAGCATCTTTTTCCTCCTGACCTGGAAAGTTACAGAAAAGAagagttttaaaacaaagtttcagCTCATTCAGCCCCAACCCATAATTTAAAAGCATGCTACATCACAAGTAGGCCTTCAGAAAAGTCGAGATCTAAAAGCAGATTACAACAAATGAATACCTACTGAATTATGCTTCATTCCTACTCACCAAATTACATGTCCACAAAAGTCTGACTACATTCTTAACACGTTTTAACATAAATTAGATGACCCATTTAACGCTAACACGCTGCATGACTTAAATAAGTCGCTGAAAGAGTTGCAGTGTAGTATGGTGTCGAATTTACTACCAAATATGAGATTTGTCTTGCCTTCACCGAATGTGCTAAATCCCCACCTTTCAGGTTTAAGGAGCTTTTGAGATGAATCTGATAGCTTTCTTTGAGATAATCTTACCTCTCAGAGAGCTATTAATCTCTATAATTTACTGGTTGATTAAATTTATCACAGCCTGTTGCTGGCTGCTGAAGTGCATGCTGGTCTACTCTGTGCAGAGTTCACAATGAACTCCATGCCCTAGACAAGTATTTGGCCTACATCTATAATCAAAGCTATGCCTAGTGGTCCATCTTGGACACAAGATATAATAAAGTCGTCCTGCCAGACGGAACTGACCGATGTAAACCGGTAGACGCAGCCATTAATAAGGACAGGATGACCACTCGACAAATGTGTTGTCTGTTGCTTATATTACAGTTCTCGGTTTACACTGGTGGAGAGATGACCCTTGGATTGGGGACAGTGGAGGAGTAGAGTTTCCCTGTATTATGTTGCTGAGCTGACACAGCGTTTGCTCACAGTCAAAACAATCAAGAATTGCTGGATTTCTGCCAGTCAGGGCCTCGAAGTTGGACAATTGTCCACTGTACAAGCTGCCTACAACCTCAAAATACCAGATATCTCTCTGCTGTAGTTGCATGAAAGGCAAAAGTCTGTGTATAAAGTGGGCTAACTCACAGGCTGACAGTTCAGCTGCTT
This Pagrus major chromosome 6, Pma_NU_1.0 DNA region includes the following protein-coding sequences:
- the tmem128 gene encoding transmembrane protein 128, yielding MLNDNELATLRNRFKRDAEFLMQTTTSGDEDEKSQEEKDAKPLPRFNRHSVFWIVASISVTYYVDFLRNIMENDDIKSWWFNVGLILLGICLSLAMFCIVYLEWFKGIKHYDQEYPAIPPITTAAFIAASCSLNMALWPVWSFFTPLILFTQFMGVVMFISLLG